Proteins from a single region of Oreochromis niloticus isolate F11D_XX linkage group LG7, O_niloticus_UMD_NMBU, whole genome shotgun sequence:
- the LOC100695510 gene encoding proteinase-activated receptor 1-like isoform X2 encodes MALPHFLLFLLINFCCISASNTSGTSNNTTGVEGASGAGFRYHKTAAAKSSNERFLSDGLSEEALKFLTGTVSTILLPCFYMLVCSISVPINIFAIIAFTRWIRPKMPAAIYMLNLALADLLFALMLPFKISYHFEGNNWKFGPSMCSVVTAAFYWNMYCSVLLIACISVDRMLAVVYPIDSLAWRSSRNTVIACITMWVLSFAGSVPLVSSDQTFNISELNITTCHDVHSTDKIIWLKKYFLTICCIFFFLPLLITVVSYTRAICSLSRDQHDVPETSHGKRRAVVMTFTVLVIVLLCFMPTNCLLLAHYLQLNTEKSQGAPDGSYALYLVFLCLGSLNCLLDPLLYYFGSSQFRKQLSNMLKRKNDSITHSPSYL; translated from the exons ATGGCTTTACCACATTTCTTGTTGTTCCTTCTCATTAATTTCTGCTGCATTTCTGCCTCAAATACCTCAG GCACTTCAAACAATACTACAGGAGTGGAAGGGGCATCTGGAGCAGGTTTTCGATATCATAAGACAGCAGCTGCTAAATCATCAAATGAAAGATTTTTAAGCGATGGACTTTCAGAAGAGGCACTGAAGTTTCTAACTGGCACTGTGTCCACCATCCTTTTACCTTGCTTCTACATGCTGGTCTGTTCCATCAGTGTGCCAATTAACATCTTTGCCATAATCGCCTTCACTCGTTGGATCCGTCCTAAGATGCCAGCTGCAATCTATATGCTGAACCTGGCCTTAGCCGATCTGCTCTTTGCACTGATGCTCCCCTTCAAGATCTCCTACCACTTTGAAGGCAACAATTGGAAATTTGGTCCATCCATGTGCAGTGTGGTCACTGCTGCCTTTTACTGGAACATGTATTGTTCTGTTCTTCTCATAGCTTGCATCAGTGTGGACCGTATGCTTGCTGTAGTTTATCCCATTGACTCTCTAGCTTGGAGGAGCTCACGGAACACAGTCATAGCCTGCATAACCATGTGGGTGTTATCCTTCGCTGGCTCTGTGCCTCTTGTTTCCTCTGACCAGACTTTTAACATCAGTGAGTTGAACATCACCACCTGCCATGATGTCCACTCCACAGATAAGATCATCTGGTTAAAGAAGTACTTCCTCACCATCTGCTGCATATTCTTCTTCCTACCTCTGCTCATCACAGTGGTGTCCTACACTCGAGCCATCTGCTCGCTGAGCAGAGACCAACATGATGTTCCAGAAACATCACACGGGAAAAGAAGAGCAGTGGTAATGACTTTCACTGTGCTGGTGATagttttgctgtgtttcatgCCTACAAACTGTCTGCTGCTTGCACACTACCTGCAGCTTAACACAGAGAAGAGCCAGGGGGCACCTGATGGCTCTTACGCACTCTAtctggtgtttctgtgtttgggaAGCCTGAACTGCCTCCTGGATCCCCTGCTCTACTACTTTGGATCCTCCCAGTTCCGGAAACAACTATCCAATATGCTGAAGCGTAAAAATGATAGTATCACTCATTCACCATCTTATTTATGA
- the LOC100696035 gene encoding proteinase-activated receptor 2-like has product MSWTTGSIQLFLILCFTQTCLTHSETRGFTGTEKNGSLWINLNDEEVLSGRLTTVFLPIIYIIVFLVGLPTNALAIWVFLFRTKKKHPSSIYMANLALADLLFVIWLPLKIAYHFNGNNWIYGEGLCKVLVAFFYGNMYCSIAFIACISVQRYWAVAHPLSQQQKRNRVAVSVSVTIWVVVWLISIPLYLYNQEVKIAKPKILTCHDVTKPSQKKIAAGYFLTMGMLGFVIPTIVCIVSYVLMLKALRNSMKDPAIAKRRKKAVVLIVTVLVMFLLCFTPSNIMLMVHYILLLKGADNNLYGFYITTLCLASLNSCFDPFVYYFISEDFREHVKNTFLCRSERTAQRMRVSFSALKFSKKSNSYTSGSGNTRSTDC; this is encoded by the exons ATGTCGTGGACTACAGGATCGATTCAACTGTTCCTGATTTTGTGTTTTACGCAAACTTGTCTGACACACTCAG AAACCAGAGGCTTCAcaggtacagagaaaaatggAAGCCTCTGGATCAATCTAAATGACGAAGAAGTCCTGAGCGGTCGCCTTACAACCGTCTTTCTCCCAATCATTTACATAATTGTGTTTTTGGTGGGTCTCCCCACCAATGCCTTGGCAATCTGGGTCTTCCTCTTCAGGACCAAGAAAAAGCACCCATCTTCGATCTACATGGCCAACCTGGCTCTGGCTGACCTGCTGTTTGTCATCTGGCTCCCCTTAAAAATCGCCTACCACTTCAACGGCAACAACTGGATCTACGGAGAAGGATTATGCAAAGTGCTGGTAGCATTTTTCTACGGCAACATGTACTGCTCAATTGCCTTTATCGCATGTATAAGTGTTCAGCGTTATTGGGCTGTGGCTCACCCGCTGTCTCAGCAACAGAAGAGAAACCGTGTAGCTGTTTCTGTCTCCGTCACTATCTGGGTGGTGGTCTGGCTCATCAGCATCCCTCTCTATCTGTATAATCAAGAAGTTAAGATAGCAAAACCCAAAATCCTGACCTGCCATGATGTCACCAAGCCCTCTCAGAAGAAGATTGCAGCAGGCTACTTTCTGACAATGGGAATGCTGGGATTTGTCATTCCCACTATTGTGTGCATCGTATCTTATGTTCTCATGCTGAAGGCTCTCAGGAACAGCATGAAGGATCCTGCCATTGCCAAGAGACGCAAAAAGGCTGTGGTCTTGATCGTCACTGTCcttgttatgtttttattgtgcTTTACCCCGAGTAACATCATGCTGATGGTGCATTACATCCTCCTGCTTAAAGGGGCGGACAACAACTTGTATGGGTTTTACATCACGACCCTGTGCTTGGCCAGTCTCAACAGCTGTTTTGACCCTTTTGTTTACTATTTCATCTCCGAAGACTTCAGGGAGCACGTGAAGAACACATTCCTGTGCCGAAGTGAGAGGACAGCGCAGAGGATGAGGGTCTCCTTCAGCGCTTTGAAGTTCTCCAAAAAAAGCAACTCATATACGTCAGGGTCAGGGAACACAAGGAGCACGGATTGTTAG
- the LOC100696301 gene encoding proteinase-activated receptor 2 translates to MASTRLLWLLVIFCCGSVSSNRNRMFIGHKDPENSNQVVVDEEVSATLKSSLTTVFFPIVYIIIFTVGLPANGMAIWVFLFRTKKKHPSSIYMANLALADLLFVIWIPLKIHYHINGNNWIYGEPLCKVLVSFFYGNMYCSILFITCLSVQRYWVVAHPLSQQRKNNKIAIGVSVAIWAFIWVTTTPLYLYDHTTKLKDPNITTCHDVTVIRDLENPFESIRLPFIYFIMMGTVVFLIPCIVIIVAYAMLLKALGTSMEESTASKNRQKVVVLIGIVLVTFLVCFIPSNIMLLLHYGLQKNSIGNHGYNIYISTLCLASLNSCLDPFIYYFVSEDFRNHVKNTLLCRSSRAVEQMRVSFSSMKYSKKSKAYVSDVGTTQSSTC, encoded by the exons ATGGCTTCAACACGGTTACTGTGGCTGTTGGTTATTTTCTGCTGCGGCTCCGTCTCATCAA ATAGAAACCGGATGTTCATCGGACACAAGGACCCTGAAAATTCAAACCAAGTTGTCGTGGATGAGGAAGTATCAGCTACGCTTAAGAGTAGCCTCACCACAGTCTTCTTCCCGATTGTCTACATCATCATATTTACAGTTGGACTTCCGGCCAATGGCATGGCAATCTGGGTCTTTCTCTTCAGGACCAAAAAGAAGCACCCTTCATCAATATACATGGCCAACCTGGCTCTGGCTGACCTGCTCTTTGTCATTTGGATTCCATTAAAAATACACTACCACATAAACGGCAACAACTGGATCTATGGAGAGCCTCTCTGCAAAGTCCTAGTGAGCTTCTTCTACGGGAACATGTATTGCTCCATTCTGTTCATCACCTGCCTGAGCGTGCAGAGGTACTGGGTTGTGGCTCATCCGCTCTCTCAGCAGAGGAAGAATAATAAAATTGCCATTGGTGTCTCTGTAGCTATCTGGGCTTTTATCTGGGTCACCACCACTCCTCTGTACCTGTATGACCACACGACCAAGCTAAAAGACCCCAACATAACCACATGTCATGATGTGACTGTCATAAGGGACCTAGAAAATCCATTCGAGTCTATCAGGTTGCCATTCATCTACTTTATCATGATGGGAACAGTTGTGTTCCTAATCCCTTGCATAGTGATCATTGTAGCCTATGCTATGTTGCTGAAGGCTCTGGGGACAAGCATGGAGGAAAGTACAGCATCAAAGAACCGACAGAAAGTTGTGGTGTTGATCGGAATCGTCCTGGTGACCTTCCTTGTGTGCTTCATTCCCAGTAACATCATGCTCCTGTTGCATTACGGTTTACAAAAGAACAGTATAGGAAATCATGGTTACAACATTTACATCTCTACTTTGTGCTTGGCAAGTCTCAACAGCTGCCTGGACCCATTCATCTACTACTTTGTGTCTGAAGATTTCAGAAACCATGTGAAGAACACTCTGCTGTGTAGGAGCAGCAGGGCTGTGGAGCAAATGAGAGTTTCCTTCAGTTCCATGAAATATTCCAAGAAGAGCAAAGCATACGTGTCGGATGTTGGGACCACACAGAGCAGCACCTGTTAG